The genome window GGTCTCCTCCAAAAAGGTAACGGAGGAGCCCAAAGGTACCCTCAGCCTGGTTGGCAATCAGGCGAAGAGCGTAAAGGTAGAAGGGTGCTTGACTGCGAGACCTACAAGTCGAGCAGAGACGAAAGTCGGGCTTAGTGATCCGGCGGTTCCGAATGGAAGGGCCGTCGCTCAACGGATAAAAGGTACTCTGGGGATAACAGGCTGATCCCACCCGAGCGTCCATAGCGGCGGTGGGGTTTGGCACCTCGATGTCGGCTCATCACATCCTGGGGGTGGAGAAGCTCCCAAGGGTTCGGCTGTTCGCCGATTAAAGTGGTACGTGAGCTGGGTTCAGACCGTCGTGAGACAGGTCGGTCCCTATCTGGTGTGGGCGTACGAGACTTGAGGGAGTTTTTCTTTAGTACGAGAGGATTTGGAAGGACGGACCTATGGTGTCCCTGTTGTCCCGCTCGGGGCAGTGCAGGGTAGCCACGTCCGGTTTGGATAAGTGCTGAAAGCATCTAAGCACGAAGCCAGTCCCAAGATAAGGTCTCGATGAGTCCCCTGGAAGACGACCAGGTTGATAGGCCAGACGTGTAAGGTGGGTAACCATCTCAGCTGACTGGTACTAACGGACGATTGCTTGATCATTTTAGTTCTGGATCGTTCGCCGGCCCTGTTCGCAGGGTCGGACGCGAGAGCAGGATTAGGTCAAAACCATATCGCAAAGCGATATCACAGCGCCTGGTGGACGAATAGGTTCCACACACTTGCTTCAAACCATCTTGATACTCCGGCTGAGTCCTAACGGGCTCAGTCGGACATCTCGGTGACTTTATCTAGAGGGTCACACTCGTTCCCATTCCGAACACGACCGTTAAGCCTCTGGAGCCGATGATAGTGCCGAAAGGTGCGAAAGTAGGTTATTGCCGGGAACTTTTAAACCTCTCTTGGTTCACTCCAAGAGAGGTTTTTTTGTGCGCGCTGAGCTGACCTCCAGATCCGATTCCCGTCGGAACGTTGGATTATAGAGGGACGGGGCGCTCAGGCGGAATCGAAAGGCCGGAGTGCCGCCAGGAGATTGACGGGACGCTCTTCGGGATGCAGGGCCAGGCAACAGGAGAGCAGCTCCGGCAGTTGTTGTGCGATGGCGGGGCCGAGTTCGTCGTGCGCATTGGCGAAGGCGACGCGAAGTTCAGCACTGGAAGGCGTGGCGTGGCCCCGTCCGGCAGGAGATTGACCGGTCAGAAGGAAGTGCAGGATCGCTCCGAATCCATAGACATCGGCTGAGGGGGCGGCCGGGTGATGTGGGTCGGCCAGGAGCTCCGGTGCCAGGAATCCGGGTGTTCCCCCCGCGGTGCCTGGATGGTGAGGGCGGTCGCGCTGTTGGGCGAAGCCGAAATCGGTCAGCAGAACGTGTCCGTTTCGGGTGCGGAGGACATTGGCAGGGCTGAGATCCCCGTGGGTTATTCCCAAGGAGTGGGCCGCGGCCAGGGCCTCGGCGATCTGACGGGCAATGCTGAGTGTTTCGCGCAGCAGGTGGTTGTTGCGATTCCATTCGGCGAGCCTGGTGCCATCGATCCATTGGAGGACCAGGAACGGCGCGGCGGCGCGAGTGATTCCCCATCCGCGGACTCCGACGATGCCGGGGTGGTCGAGTCGGCGGAGGATCTCATGCTCCCGGACGAGAGCGGCGACGGCGCGGGGGTCGCTCCACTGGTCCTTCTTGAGGAATTTGACGGCGACCGTCTCTCCGTTCGTCCGGTCGAGAGCGCGGTAGACCTTCGAAAAGCTTCCCTCACCGGCCATCTGTTGGAGCAGCAGGTCGGTCTGCCGGTGTGTCGGGTTGAGATCGGGGTCAGAAATTCCCCGAACGGGTGCTCCGGGCAGGGATTCCGCCGCCCGCCGGGAGGAAATTGCGTCATCGATCCGGTGGCGGGCGCGGCGGACCGTCCGTTCGGCGCAGTTCAGTTCCGCGGCGATCTCCGCGGAGGTCAGTCCCTGAAGCGATCGAATCAGGACCTCCCGATCGGTGGGCCGCAGCGAGGCGACAAGCTGCTCGACTTCCTCCTCCAGAACGGCGGCCGCCTCGGCCGGCGCCGCGGAGGCAACCGGCTCGAGCGAGGCACCGTCCGAAATCTCACGGGCGACGCTCCGCCTCCCGGCCCAGTGCCGGCGCGACTGCTTCGCGATTTTTCGGCGGGTGATCGTGACCAGAAGGGCCCACAGATCGTCGGCGGTTTCCGTTTCGGGAAACCCTGAGTCGTCCCGCAGGCGGATGAAGAAGCTCCGGTAGGCCGAGAGCACGACGTCTTCCGCATCGATCCGGCGGGCGAGACGCCGCGAGAGGCGGCGTCGGGCCAGCTCGACCAGCTTGGAAAAGTACTGGCGAAAGAGGGCGTCGGCCGCCCCCGGGTGTCCCTGGCGGCAGGCCGCCAGGATCTCGGCGGTTGTTGCACCGCCCGGCAGCGGTCCCGCAATTCGCGGT of Planctomyces sp. SH-PL14 contains these proteins:
- a CDS encoding sigma-70 family RNA polymerase sigma factor; translation: MTVPPLPPSEPLPPPIPPRIAGPLPGGATTAEILAACRQGHPGAADALFRQYFSKLVELARRRLSRRLARRIDAEDVVLSAYRSFFIRLRDDSGFPETETADDLWALLVTITRRKIAKQSRRHWAGRRSVAREISDGASLEPVASAAPAEAAAVLEEEVEQLVASLRPTDREVLIRSLQGLTSAEIAAELNCAERTVRRARHRIDDAISSRRAAESLPGAPVRGISDPDLNPTHRQTDLLLQQMAGEGSFSKVYRALDRTNGETVAVKFLKKDQWSDPRAVAALVREHEILRRLDHPGIVGVRGWGITRAAAPFLVLQWIDGTRLAEWNRNNHLLRETLSIARQIAEALAAAHSLGITHGDLSPANVLRTRNGHVLLTDFGFAQQRDRPHHPGTAGGTPGFLAPELLADPHHPAAPSADVYGFGAILHFLLTGQSPAGRGHATPSSAELRVAFANAHDELGPAIAQQLPELLSCCLALHPEERPVNLLAALRPFDSA